A single window of Pirellulales bacterium DNA harbors:
- a CDS encoding OmpA family protein, producing MAGKGGGAWKVAYADFVTAMMAFFLVMWITGQSKPIKESVAQYFNDPFGGPLSRPSGGSYQRSMDGGRAPHSNSFRSRFGPGRGRGGGAAPTRKPPKENPEGDLARKPSIFMVHGGEQSYVGAMLLFSTDSVALDEKSRAHLDEIVPAMIGKPNKIEIRGHSSGRALPASGEFKSVWGLCFARCQAVMDYLRDHGIKAERMRLSQAGPYEPQSEDGGPGLPAENSRVEVYMLSEYVDDLQGPGDNAIARGDNQEQDDKAGHGDTVEHGEEANHALRAGPHAPPSDAAAGDAHSH from the coding sequence ATGGCGGGTAAAGGCGGCGGTGCATGGAAAGTGGCATACGCGGACTTCGTGACCGCGATGATGGCCTTCTTTCTGGTGATGTGGATCACCGGACAAAGTAAGCCCATCAAGGAATCGGTCGCCCAGTATTTCAACGATCCCTTCGGCGGCCCCTTGTCGCGCCCCAGTGGCGGCAGCTACCAGCGCTCGATGGACGGCGGGCGCGCGCCGCACTCCAACTCATTTCGCTCTCGCTTTGGCCCCGGACGTGGACGTGGCGGCGGCGCCGCTCCCACGCGCAAGCCCCCCAAGGAGAACCCCGAGGGGGACCTGGCTCGCAAACCCAGCATCTTCATGGTGCATGGCGGCGAGCAGTCGTATGTCGGCGCGATGCTCCTGTTCTCCACCGACTCGGTGGCGCTCGACGAAAAATCCCGCGCCCATCTGGATGAAATCGTTCCGGCCATGATCGGCAAGCCCAACAAGATCGAAATCCGTGGCCACTCCAGCGGCCGCGCGCTGCCGGCCAGCGGCGAGTTCAAAAGTGTCTGGGGACTCTGCTTCGCGCGCTGCCAGGCGGTGATGGATTATCTCCGCGATCATGGCATCAAGGCGGAGCGGATGCGACTCAGCCAGGCCGGTCCCTACGAACCGCAGTCGGAGGACGGCGGCCCCGGACTCCCGGCGGAAAATTCCCGTGTCGAGGTCTACATGCTCAGCGAATATGTAGATGATCTCCAAGGCCCTGGCGACAACGCCATCGCTCGTGGCGACAACCAGGAGCAAGACGACAAAGCGGGGCATGGCGACACAGTCGAGCACGGCGAAGAAGCCAATCACGCGCTCCGCGCCGGGCCGCACGCGCCACCATCCGATGCCGCCGCTGGCGATGCCCATTCGCATTGA
- a CDS encoding glycoside hydrolase — protein MRTFALLAAWIVAAHVCGQAVCVEQVDIYHVPGRFGGWPANHGMWSWDNELLVGFSAGYHKDNGPNRHAVDHAKPEEHLLARSLDGGQTWAIENPAEYGALIPHGASLHGIAPPELAQPTPSDCKGGINFAHPDFALTVRMTNSDIGPSRFYYSYDRGRRWHGPFRLPQFDTPGIAARTDYIVNGSSECLLMLTAGKQNGKEGRPLCVRTTDGGTSWKLVSFIGPEPKGFAIMPATVRLGDNELLTTLRVHEGSNRWIDAWKSTDNGASWQLLSRPVPDTGSGNPAALVKLKDGRLFLAYGYRAKPFSIRARLSADGGQSWSDDIVLRDGGGGTDLGYPRAVQRPDGKVVVVYYFHDQPLTERYIAATIWDPRESLAKGGS, from the coding sequence ATGCGAACATTTGCCTTGCTTGCGGCGTGGATTGTGGCCGCCCATGTCTGTGGGCAAGCGGTCTGCGTTGAGCAGGTCGATATCTATCATGTGCCGGGGCGGTTTGGCGGCTGGCCGGCGAACCACGGCATGTGGTCGTGGGACAATGAATTGCTGGTGGGTTTTAGCGCCGGTTATCACAAGGACAATGGTCCGAACCGGCACGCGGTCGATCATGCCAAGCCCGAGGAGCATTTGCTGGCGCGGAGCCTGGATGGCGGCCAAACGTGGGCGATTGAAAACCCAGCGGAATACGGCGCGCTGATTCCGCATGGCGCGTCGCTACACGGCATTGCGCCCCCCGAGTTGGCGCAGCCGACGCCGAGCGATTGCAAAGGGGGGATCAACTTCGCGCATCCCGATTTTGCGTTGACGGTGCGGATGACGAACTCGGACATTGGCCCGTCGCGGTTTTATTACTCCTACGATCGCGGACGCCGTTGGCACGGACCATTCCGATTGCCGCAGTTCGACACGCCCGGCATCGCGGCGCGCACCGATTACATCGTGAATGGCTCAAGTGAATGCCTGCTGATGCTCACGGCCGGCAAGCAGAATGGCAAGGAGGGACGCCCGCTTTGCGTGCGCACCACCGATGGAGGCACGAGTTGGAAGCTGGTTTCTTTCATTGGACCCGAACCGAAGGGCTTTGCGATCATGCCGGCGACGGTGCGGCTAGGTGATAACGAACTATTGACCACCTTGCGCGTACACGAAGGCAGCAATCGCTGGATCGACGCCTGGAAATCGACCGACAACGGCGCCAGTTGGCAACTGCTGTCGCGCCCCGTGCCCGACACGGGTAGCGGTAATCCGGCGGCCCTGGTGAAGCTGAAGGACGGACGCCTTTTTCTGGCGTATGGGTATCGCGCCAAGCCATTCAGCATACGGGCGCGATTAAGCGCCGACGGCGGCCAGTCCTGGAGCGACGACATTGTGTTGCGCGACGGGGGGGGCGGCACCGATCTTGGCTATCCGCGGGCGGTGCAACGGCCCGATGGCAAAGTGGTTGTGGTCTACTACTTTCATGACCAGCCGCTGACCGAGCGCTACATTGCCGCCACCATTTGGGATCCGCGAGAATCGTTGGCGAAGGGCGGGTCGTGA
- a CDS encoding S9 family peptidase, with the protein MSRVVARIFLAVMGAMMLFPDEVLPADANYDEARAGDYQLPDPLVAADGSQVTGATGWRGRRAELLELFSRHVYGRTPALCEIEFATVSNVPALDGIATRKRIAITAKHQGRSHTFHLVLFVPAGQGAPAPVFLGVRLFDNDAQRPQPGAPLELARPLPTGIAESDLSGDRLMETILRRGYAVGNIDVEEVAPDDNARYRRGIIGLYGGADEADRGAEEWGALGAWAWSLSRAMDYVETDAQLDAERVAVIGHSRGGKTALWAGAQDERFALVISNNSGCGGAALSRRNYGETVRHINERFPFWFCKNFRAFNDRENALPVDQHELLSLVAPRLLYVASAADDRWADPRGEWLATVAADPVFRLLGQPGLGVSEAPSVNQPLGVSVGYHLRSGKHALSDYDWMQYLRFADRHWR; encoded by the coding sequence ATGTCGCGAGTTGTTGCCAGAATATTTCTTGCCGTGATGGGCGCCATGATGTTGTTTCCTGACGAAGTGCTGCCGGCGGATGCGAACTACGACGAAGCGCGGGCAGGGGATTATCAATTGCCCGATCCGCTGGTGGCGGCGGACGGCAGCCAGGTGACCGGCGCGACCGGCTGGCGCGGACGGCGCGCCGAGTTGTTGGAATTATTCTCGCGGCACGTGTATGGCCGCACGCCGGCGCTGTGCGAGATTGAGTTCGCCACAGTTTCGAACGTGCCCGCGCTGGATGGCATCGCGACGCGAAAGCGCATTGCGATCACCGCCAAGCATCAGGGGCGCAGCCACACGTTTCATCTGGTGCTGTTCGTGCCTGCGGGACAGGGGGCGCCGGCGCCTGTCTTTTTGGGGGTGCGACTATTCGACAACGATGCGCAGCGGCCACAGCCTGGCGCGCCGCTTGAATTGGCGCGACCCTTGCCGACAGGGATTGCGGAGTCGGACCTCTCGGGCGATCGACTGATGGAGACGATTTTGCGCCGTGGCTACGCGGTGGGGAACATCGACGTGGAGGAGGTGGCGCCGGACGACAACGCCAGGTATCGGCGGGGGATCATCGGGCTGTACGGCGGCGCGGACGAGGCGGATCGTGGCGCCGAGGAGTGGGGCGCCTTGGGCGCATGGGCGTGGTCGCTTTCGCGGGCGATGGACTATGTGGAGACCGACGCGCAGCTTGACGCAGAGCGCGTGGCGGTGATTGGGCACTCGCGCGGCGGCAAGACGGCGCTGTGGGCCGGCGCGCAGGACGAGCGGTTCGCGCTGGTCATTTCGAACAACTCGGGTTGCGGAGGCGCGGCGCTCAGCCGGCGCAACTATGGCGAGACCGTCCGCCACATCAACGAGCGTTTTCCGTTTTGGTTCTGCAAGAATTTTCGCGCGTTCAACGATCGAGAGAACGCGCTGCCGGTGGATCAGCACGAGCTATTGTCGCTGGTGGCGCCGCGACTGTTGTATGTGGCAAGCGCCGCCGACGATCGCTGGGCCGATCCGCGGGGGGAATGGCTGGCCACGGTGGCGGCTGATCCCGTCTTTCGCTTGTTGGGGCAGCCGGGTTTGGGCGTTAGCGAGGCGCCAAGCGTGAATCAACCGCTGGGAGTCTCGGTGGGCTATCACCTGCGCAGTGGTAAGCACGCGTTGTCGGATTACGACTGGATGCAGTACTTGCGGTTTGCCGACCGGCACTGGCGATAA
- a CDS encoding NUDIX domain-containing protein produces MMDATRNDDYRYCPRCAGALAPLVDAGRARLQCHGCGWIRYRNPTAGAAIALVERHELLIGQRGDGGFCIPCGHVEWDESVEAAAIREFLEETGLSVRIERLLAAHSNFHRADQHAVGVWYQGARYGGELRAGGDLTAVRFYRYGDLPPLCFPTDQLVVEQLHREGLL; encoded by the coding sequence ATGATGGATGCGACACGGAATGACGATTATCGCTATTGTCCCCGCTGTGCGGGCGCGCTGGCGCCGTTGGTCGACGCCGGCCGAGCGCGGCTGCAATGCCACGGTTGTGGGTGGATCCGCTATCGGAACCCCACGGCCGGCGCCGCGATCGCGCTGGTGGAGCGGCACGAACTTTTGATCGGCCAGCGCGGCGACGGCGGCTTTTGCATTCCGTGCGGCCATGTGGAATGGGACGAGTCGGTGGAGGCCGCGGCGATTCGCGAGTTTTTGGAGGAGACGGGATTGTCGGTGCGGATCGAGCGATTGCTGGCGGCGCATTCCAACTTTCACCGAGCCGATCAGCATGCCGTGGGGGTGTGGTATCAAGGGGCGCGCTACGGAGGCGAGTTGCGCGCGGGGGGCGACTTGACGGCCGTTCGCTTCTACCGCTATGGCGATCTGCCGCCGCTCTGCTTTCCGACTGACCAGTTGGTGGTGGAGCAGCTTCACCGCGAAGGGCTGTTGTGA
- the motA gene encoding flagellar motor stator protein MotA, translated as MIVIVGCIVVLGAVLGGFTMAGGSVGALIHPSEIVTIGGAALGALIVMSPKKVLIDLFKGVLQAVKGSPYNKAAYRELFKLLYDVFRTGRRDGLLALEEHVAHPHESSIFQKYPKISKNHHVSDFVCGALAPIIEGTADPAQLSKLLNAEMHVIEEEHHAPLNALMKTADALPGFGIVAAVLGIVVTMGVIDGPVEEIGHKVGAALVGTFLGILLSYGFFAPLAARMELLGATEMAFFRTISTAVLNFASDSPPKVALEQARRGVGTESRPTRDELDAIFKEVEAG; from the coding sequence ATGATTGTCATCGTTGGCTGTATTGTGGTGCTCGGCGCCGTGCTCGGCGGTTTCACGATGGCGGGCGGCAGCGTTGGCGCTTTGATCCACCCATCGGAAATCGTCACCATCGGCGGCGCCGCGCTCGGCGCCTTGATCGTGATGTCTCCCAAGAAGGTCCTCATCGACCTCTTCAAAGGCGTGCTGCAAGCCGTCAAAGGATCGCCTTACAACAAAGCCGCCTATCGCGAGTTGTTCAAACTGCTCTACGACGTCTTTCGCACGGGTCGCCGCGATGGTCTCTTGGCCCTCGAAGAGCATGTGGCCCATCCCCACGAGAGCAGCATCTTTCAAAAGTATCCAAAAATCTCCAAAAACCATCACGTCTCCGACTTCGTCTGCGGCGCGCTGGCGCCAATCATCGAAGGCACCGCCGATCCCGCGCAACTCTCCAAGTTGCTCAACGCCGAAATGCACGTGATCGAAGAAGAGCATCATGCGCCGCTCAACGCGCTGATGAAAACCGCCGACGCGCTGCCCGGCTTCGGCATCGTCGCCGCCGTGCTCGGCATCGTCGTCACGATGGGCGTGATCGACGGCCCGGTGGAAGAGATTGGTCATAAAGTGGGCGCCGCGCTCGTGGGAACGTTCCTCGGAATTTTGCTCTCTTACGGTTTCTTCGCGCCGTTGGCCGCTCGCATGGAGTTGCTCGGCGCCACCGAAATGGCGTTCTTCCGCACAATTTCGACGGCCGTTCTCAATTTCGCGAGCGACAGCCCTCCCAAGGTCGCGTTGGAACAGGCGCGCCGCGGAGTCGGCACAGAGAGTCGCCCCACGCGCGACGAGTTGGACGCCATCTTCAAAGAAGTCGAAGCCGGCTAA
- a CDS encoding Gfo/Idh/MocA family oxidoreductase: protein MEEKDNVSRRSFLKNTAVGAAAAGAASSIFGAPAPARAYGANDRLRIGFIGPGGRGHGAHVGSLKKLSKEGANIDLVAVSEVYSVQRDKVCADIKEFTGVDPKKQDDYNDMLADKDVDAVCIATPDHWHAKQAIDAMKAGKHVYCEKPMTHTVEEAMQVVDAWRSSGKIMQVGVQSTSLPLWGKVNELLNDGKLGKVLMYQTEYFRNSIMGQWRYYKLDAEMNPKTIDWQRWLGAKEGLAPDMPFDRALYAQWRCYWPFGMGMYTDLFVHRTTSMLKATGLRFPRRVVGAGGIFLEYDGRDVPDVATVVADFDEGVQGLVTATMSCEESPIKQLIRGHYGTFEFGNGESFGGFDFIPERPQVTKLSGQKKEHIKVEGVGDTTPVHFKNWLDAIASNKQDAVNNPPDLGAAAIVLVNLGAQSYREGKAFFWDNENRRATEADPSWAAGWEKMSKNRDKPHHIPGWRAGDTGSLLVAPDYMKLAGPWVDGKDPAEGQA from the coding sequence ATGGAAGAAAAAGACAACGTCTCGCGCCGCAGTTTCCTCAAAAACACCGCCGTCGGCGCGGCCGCTGCCGGCGCCGCCAGTTCGATCTTCGGCGCGCCCGCTCCGGCCCGCGCGTATGGCGCCAACGACCGGCTCCGCATCGGCTTCATTGGTCCTGGCGGCCGCGGCCATGGCGCCCATGTCGGCAGCCTCAAGAAGTTGAGCAAGGAAGGCGCCAATATCGATCTGGTCGCCGTCTCCGAGGTCTACAGCGTTCAGCGCGACAAAGTCTGCGCCGACATCAAAGAGTTCACCGGCGTCGATCCCAAGAAGCAAGACGACTACAACGACATGCTCGCCGACAAGGATGTCGACGCCGTCTGCATCGCCACCCCAGACCATTGGCACGCCAAGCAGGCGATCGACGCCATGAAGGCGGGCAAGCACGTCTACTGCGAAAAGCCGATGACCCACACCGTCGAAGAGGCCATGCAGGTGGTCGACGCGTGGCGCTCCAGCGGCAAGATCATGCAGGTCGGCGTGCAATCGACCAGTCTCCCTTTGTGGGGCAAGGTCAACGAGCTGCTCAACGATGGCAAGCTCGGCAAGGTGCTGATGTACCAGACCGAATACTTCCGCAACTCGATCATGGGACAATGGCGCTACTACAAGCTCGACGCCGAAATGAATCCCAAAACGATCGATTGGCAACGCTGGCTCGGAGCCAAGGAAGGGCTCGCTCCCGACATGCCGTTCGATCGGGCCCTCTACGCCCAGTGGCGCTGCTACTGGCCGTTCGGCATGGGCATGTACACCGACCTGTTCGTCCACCGCACCACGTCGATGCTCAAGGCCACCGGCCTGCGCTTTCCTCGGCGGGTTGTCGGCGCGGGCGGCATCTTCCTCGAGTACGACGGCCGCGACGTGCCGGATGTCGCCACCGTGGTCGCCGATTTCGATGAAGGCGTGCAAGGCCTGGTGACCGCCACCATGAGCTGCGAAGAGAGCCCCATCAAGCAACTCATTCGCGGCCATTACGGCACGTTTGAGTTTGGCAATGGCGAAAGCTTCGGCGGCTTCGACTTCATCCCGGAGCGACCGCAGGTCACCAAGCTCAGCGGTCAGAAGAAGGAGCACATCAAGGTCGAAGGCGTGGGCGACACCACGCCGGTGCACTTCAAAAACTGGCTCGACGCCATCGCGTCGAACAAGCAGGACGCCGTCAACAATCCGCCCGATCTTGGCGCCGCCGCGATCGTGCTGGTCAACCTCGGCGCCCAGAGCTATCGCGAAGGCAAGGCGTTCTTCTGGGACAACGAAAACCGCCGCGCCACCGAGGCCGATCCAAGCTGGGCCGCTGGCTGGGAAAAGATGTCGAAGAACCGCGACAAGCCACACCACATTCCTGGTTGGCGCGCCGGCGACACCGGCAGCTTGCTCGTGGCCCCAGACTACATGAAGCTCGCCGGCCCTTGGGTCGACGGCAAAGACCCCGCCGAAGGCCAGGCCTAG
- a CDS encoding AarF/ABC1/UbiB kinase family protein — translation MKITALPQLLRSSTRGVEVLSVLSKYGLATWFERLDIKIADGFLKSPHGELLRTHSTPTRIRLALQELGPTFIKLGQVLSTRPDIIGVELATELQRLQDQVAADDPATVRRIVEEELGESVDELFASFCDEPLASASIGQVHCARLHTGERVVVKVRHYGIEQKVRVDLDILGALAEMAELLPEFKNYRPKATAAEFQRTLLRELNFDREERNMQEFAGYFADDPRVRIPTTYPEFTTGRVLTMEELSGIKLSDINACARAGHDLPDLARRGAEIYLEMIFTHGFYHADPHPGNLLVLEGNVIGLLDYGMVGRIDDRLREEIEEMLMAVVEGDSSLLTSVITRLGQAPPGMDHSALAADVADFVSQYAHQRFDEFPLAAALNEMTEIIRRYHIMLPARIALLLKVLVMLEGTARMLAPKFNLIEVIAPFQRKMLLRRLSPTRQFRKLRRFYRELEVLAQVAPRGMVDIIEQVQSGKFDVHLDHRGLEPSVNRLVLGMLTSALFLGSALLLSNHVPPTIREVSVLGAVGCGLSLAVGLRLLRAINKSGRLNRRG, via the coding sequence ATGAAGATCACGGCCCTACCGCAGCTACTTCGCAGCAGCACGCGCGGCGTCGAAGTGCTGTCGGTGCTCAGCAAGTACGGTCTGGCCACCTGGTTCGAGCGCCTCGACATCAAAATCGCCGACGGCTTCCTCAAGTCGCCGCATGGCGAGCTGTTGCGCACCCACTCGACGCCCACGCGCATCCGACTCGCCCTCCAAGAACTCGGTCCCACCTTCATCAAGCTCGGGCAGGTGCTCAGCACCCGGCCCGACATTATCGGCGTTGAATTGGCGACCGAGTTGCAGCGCTTGCAAGATCAGGTCGCGGCCGACGACCCCGCGACGGTCCGCCGCATCGTCGAAGAAGAACTGGGCGAGTCCGTCGACGAGCTGTTCGCCAGCTTTTGCGACGAGCCCTTGGCCTCAGCCTCCATTGGGCAGGTGCATTGCGCGCGGCTCCACACCGGAGAGCGCGTGGTCGTCAAGGTGCGGCACTACGGCATCGAACAAAAGGTCCGCGTCGATCTCGATATCCTGGGCGCGCTCGCCGAAATGGCCGAGTTGCTCCCGGAATTCAAAAACTATCGTCCCAAGGCGACCGCCGCCGAGTTTCAGCGCACGCTCCTGCGCGAGCTGAATTTCGACCGCGAAGAACGCAACATGCAAGAGTTCGCCGGCTACTTCGCCGATGATCCGCGCGTCCGCATTCCCACCACCTACCCCGAGTTCACCACCGGCCGCGTCCTCACCATGGAGGAACTGTCGGGCATCAAGCTGTCCGACATCAACGCCTGCGCTCGCGCCGGCCACGATCTGCCCGACCTGGCGCGTCGCGGCGCCGAGATCTACCTGGAGATGATTTTCACGCACGGCTTCTACCACGCCGATCCGCATCCCGGCAATCTGCTGGTGCTGGAAGGCAATGTGATCGGCCTGTTGGACTACGGCATGGTGGGGCGGATCGACGACCGCTTGCGCGAGGAAATCGAGGAAATGCTGATGGCCGTGGTGGAGGGAGATTCGTCGCTCCTCACCTCCGTCATCACGCGGCTTGGACAAGCGCCCCCTGGCATGGACCATTCGGCGCTAGCCGCCGATGTGGCCGATTTTGTCTCGCAATACGCGCATCAGCGGTTCGACGAGTTCCCGCTGGCCGCCGCCTTGAACGAAATGACCGAAATTATCCGCCGCTACCACATCATGCTGCCGGCGCGCATTGCCCTATTGCTCAAAGTGCTCGTCATGCTCGAAGGCACAGCCCGCATGCTCGCGCCAAAATTCAATCTGATCGAAGTCATCGCGCCGTTTCAGCGCAAGATGCTGCTCCGGCGCCTCTCGCCGACGCGGCAGTTTCGCAAGTTGCGCCGCTTTTATCGCGAACTGGAGGTTTTGGCGCAGGTCGCGCCGCGCGGCATGGTCGACATCATCGAGCAAGTGCAAAGCGGCAAGTTCGATGTCCATCTCGATCACCGCGGGCTGGAGCCCTCGGTCAATCGACTGGTGCTCGGCATGCTGACCAGCGCGCTCTTCTTAGGATCCGCGCTGTTGCTCAGCAACCACGTGCCGCCGACAATACGCGAGGTGTCGGTGCTGGGGGCCGTGGGCTGCGGGCTGAGTCTCGCCGTTGGTCTGCGGCTGCTGCGCGCCATCAACAAGTCGGGGCGCCTCAATCGCCGCGGCTGA
- a CDS encoding sulfatase-like hydrolase/transferase, protein MAWPVGVMLLALCCAAPLATADDSKEPAARPNIVLILADDQRADTIAALGNDEIQTPHLDRLAQRGFAFTNAYCMGSMIGAVCLPSRTMLITGQSLWRIPSDQRAPVAPAGTPLLPVALRDAGYSTFHCGKRGNSCTFGNAAFEVNIETDGRTEQSATEHADHAIEFLRGRDRGRPFFLYLAPPVPHDPRLAPARFRALYDPARLSLPKNFLPEHPFDNGEMDVRDEQLAARPRQPAAMRQHLADYYATISHLDHEVGRVLGELESQRLLDNTLVIYTSDQGLAVGGCHGLMGKQNLYEHVKPPLLIAGPGIAHGSSAALVYLFDLFPTICDYTGASVPSAVEGHSLRPVVEGRQPRVRDVLFAAYRREQRMIRDERFKLIRYVVRGTTTMQLFDLRSDPYELTNLADDARLCDVRQRLEQALSEQQRMFADPTVAK, encoded by the coding sequence GTGGCTTGGCCCGTCGGCGTGATGTTACTCGCGCTTTGTTGCGCCGCGCCGTTGGCCACGGCCGACGACTCGAAAGAGCCCGCCGCGCGCCCCAACATCGTGCTTATCCTGGCCGACGATCAGCGTGCCGATACCATCGCGGCGCTCGGCAACGACGAGATTCAAACCCCGCATCTCGACCGCTTGGCGCAGCGCGGCTTCGCGTTCACCAACGCCTACTGCATGGGCTCGATGATCGGCGCCGTGTGCCTGCCTAGCCGCACGATGCTCATCACCGGCCAGTCGCTGTGGCGCATTCCCAGCGATCAACGCGCGCCAGTGGCGCCCGCCGGCACGCCCCTCTTGCCCGTCGCCCTGCGCGACGCGGGCTATTCCACTTTTCATTGCGGCAAGCGCGGCAATTCCTGCACGTTTGGCAACGCCGCCTTTGAAGTGAACATCGAAACCGATGGTCGCACCGAACAATCGGCCACGGAGCATGCCGACCACGCGATCGAGTTCTTGCGCGGCCGCGACCGCGGTCGCCCCTTCTTTCTCTATCTGGCGCCCCCCGTGCCGCACGATCCGCGACTCGCGCCGGCCCGCTTTCGAGCGCTGTACGATCCAGCGCGCCTTTCACTGCCAAAAAACTTCCTGCCCGAGCATCCGTTCGACAATGGCGAAATGGATGTTCGCGACGAACAGTTGGCCGCGCGGCCGCGCCAACCGGCCGCCATGCGCCAACATCTGGCCGACTATTACGCGACGATTTCGCATCTCGATCACGAAGTGGGACGCGTGCTCGGCGAGTTGGAAAGCCAGCGGCTTCTCGACAACACCCTGGTGATCTACACCAGCGATCAAGGCCTGGCGGTCGGCGGCTGTCACGGCCTGATGGGCAAGCAAAATCTGTACGAGCATGTCAAACCGCCGCTGCTGATCGCCGGCCCCGGCATCGCGCACGGTTCGTCGGCGGCGCTGGTGTACCTGTTCGATCTCTTCCCAACGATATGCGACTACACGGGCGCATCGGTCCCATCGGCTGTCGAGGGCCACAGCCTGCGTCCCGTGGTGGAAGGCCGCCAGCCGCGCGTGCGCGACGTGCTCTTTGCCGCGTACCGTCGCGAGCAGCGCATGATTCGCGACGAACGCTTCAAGTTGATCCGCTACGTGGTGCGCGGCACAACAACAATGCAACTGTTCGATCTGCGCAGCGATCCTTACGAATTGACGAATCTGGCCGACGACGCTCGCCTGTGCGACGTTCGCCAGCGACTGGAACAAGCGCTTTCCGAGCAACAACGGATGTTCGCCGATCCCACGGTGGCGAAGTAG